One Palaemon carinicauda isolate YSFRI2023 chromosome 5, ASM3689809v2, whole genome shotgun sequence DNA window includes the following coding sequences:
- the LOC137640421 gene encoding uncharacterized protein produces the protein MRGNNVVICSLVGWLEQRRISFRPSATRSELLLICQKNRPERRYEIDNNIREWGHEVVRLPPAHPELNAIEQVWGFMKRHVRSSLRRFTRSDLQDRLEEARLSVTPEVWAGAVRQSRHFEEEYWESDNIRETVEPVIISLASDDEDDGEDDLFLESDDDCIL, from the exons Atgagag GTAATAATGTTGTAATATGTTCTCTCGTCGGGTGGCTAGAACAGCGCAGGATATCGTTCCGACCTTCTGCCACACGCTCGGAGCTGCTGCTTATTTGCCAAAAGAATCGGCCGGAGCGAAGGTATGAGATTGACAACAACATCCGTGAATGGGGCCATGAGGTTGTGCGTTTGCCCCCCGCTCACCCCGAGCTCAATGCAATTGAACAGGTCTGGGGGTTCATGAAGAGACACGTACGTTCCTCGCTCCGTCGATTTACTCGATCCGACCTGCAGGACAGGTTGGAGGAAGCCAGGCTTTCTGTTACCCCAGAAGTGTGGGCAGGAGCAGTTCGACAATCCCGTCATTTCGAAGAGGAGTATTGGGAGTCGGACAATATCCGAGAGACAGTAGAACCAGTCATCATTAGCCTGGCCAGTGACGATGAGGACGACGGGGAAGATGATCTTTTCCTCGAGAGTGatgatgactgcattttgtaa